A part of Rhipicephalus microplus isolate Deutch F79 chromosome 8, USDA_Rmic, whole genome shotgun sequence genomic DNA contains:
- the LOC142769397 gene encoding uncharacterized protein LOC142769397 — MDRFQLGRIAVLLQFISSSSGLLSSCPNFDLSNPAVLVPFIAVCECRARKLSWFLKNAQCPMEVLLVCGWLPPSEGHERRISKILRSESRRQVRHFKDCLRVACSSVSDGRLNVKVFREWCRQANILTEAMWNDVRRGLPRKKRDPPKGGLLLLGDAVVEERQQKVLRLGPKFCVEPRLDLVDKLSLTRDIARQVPEKEKDRCVVECVDVVAKASVTRERCSEG, encoded by the exons atggatagattccaactaggccgaatcgcagttttgcttcagtttATTTCTAGTTCATCCGGCCTTCTTTCTTCATGTCCTAACTTTGACTTATCTAACCCGGCGGTTCTGGTGCCGTTTATCGCGGTCTGCGAATGCAGAGCCCGCAAGCTGAGCTGGTTCCTAAAGAATGCACAGTGCCCTATGGAAGTTCTGCTTGTGTGCGGGtggttgcctccatcggaaggacATGAGAGAAGAATCAGCAAGATTCTGCGATCAGAGAGCCGAAGACAGGTTAGGCACTTCAAGGATTGCCTAAGAGTGGCGTGTTCGTCTGTTTCTGATGGGCGTCTAAACGTCAAGGTCTTCCGCGAGTGGTGTAGACAAGCGAACATTTTAACTGAGGCCATGTGGAATGACGTGCGTCGGGGCTTGCCCAGGAAAAAGAGAGATCCGCCGAAGGGAGGCCTTCTACTCCTGGGTGATGCGGTGGTGGAAGAGCGCCAACAAAAGGTCCTGAGGTTGGGACCGAAGTTCTGTGTGGAGCCTAGACTTGACCTTGTGGACAAGCTATCCCTCACAAGAGACATTGCCCGGCAAGTACccgaaaaggaaaaagacagatGTGTAGTGGAATGTGTGGACGTTGTCGCCAAAGCTTCG gtcaccagggagcgctgttccgagggttaa